A stretch of the Sulfurospirillum sp. UCH001 genome encodes the following:
- a CDS encoding DNA mismatch repair protein, whose product MLENIAQMLCSKERLLTEIYFDLQLFFEEKYGKNTIVFMEIGSFFETYEVNNETHQIGKAKEVSELLNIQLTRKNKSILENSLQNPLLAGIPAVSLDRYLSRLVQTKKYTIVLVRQKGEPPHVKRYISNIISPGTNFDYLIESSENYLVSLLVDCNHSIYSVGYSAIDVTTGKTIINEVHGTREDKTYALDEIFNLLQTYKTSEIVLTFNTESIDKEWVQNYLEITPSVAHSINKERLKVAYQNELFGRIYAIRSLLSPIEYLDIERYPYASESLAILCDFIIEHDANIIEKMSRPILLGNSRYLYIGNNALEQLDIISKNPSEMTLLNLIDQTSTAIGKRLLKERLLNPICDIKTLNERFDLSTQLIHDYKKFEIALKQVYDLERILRRIALKKLHPLELDYLSTSLEAILGILKEAELKKVPTPKNLFDESEALLEMLKSTFVLDVCAKFRKDQINENLFLKGVFPQIDKIEQSKAERFSALEHIARSIESFFEENNRTTISIEWLESEGHYISISKNRFALIEEKLMQSFITIGDQHYFFKDFTFRHLKNSVKISATLIEEISQEIVLSNLQMIALVKQRYDEILEKIETHYALTLEHLISFVGTLDVALSNAKCAVLYNYTRPELLPMQEEKRFIEAIGLRHPLIESREENGIYIPNDLFLGHCSADITHDHVTLEACSANDVQGILLYGINSSGKSSLMKSLGIAVIMAQAGFFVPCASMRFNLFDKIFTRIISHDNLYKGLSTFTVEMLELKNIFNRATAFSLVLGDEISHGTETESALAIVASAITKMHSLGSFFVFATHLHQLSHLPLISELKKVIYLHLGVSYDEENDKLLYNRKLELGSGSSLYGLEFAKSLHMDKEFIKTAYDIRRSLAGELGEVELLKQKKRSKYNKNLYLSKCALCDEYVEEVHHIKAQENADANGNIEHFHQNHRYNLIPLCAKHHKMVHEGKITINGFVMSSEGLKLHYEEK is encoded by the coding sequence ATGCTTGAAAATATTGCACAAATGCTCTGTTCAAAAGAGAGATTACTGACCGAAATTTACTTCGACCTGCAACTCTTTTTTGAAGAAAAATATGGCAAAAATACCATTGTTTTTATGGAGATCGGCTCTTTTTTTGAAACGTATGAAGTCAACAATGAAACCCATCAAATTGGAAAAGCCAAAGAGGTTTCAGAACTTTTAAACATTCAACTCACACGTAAAAATAAATCCATTTTAGAAAATTCTTTACAAAATCCACTTTTAGCAGGCATACCCGCAGTTTCACTCGATCGCTACTTAAGCCGTTTGGTACAGACTAAAAAATACACCATCGTTTTAGTACGCCAAAAAGGTGAACCACCTCATGTGAAACGTTATATCTCCAACATCATAAGCCCAGGTACGAACTTTGACTACCTCATCGAGTCCAGTGAAAACTACCTTGTTTCACTTTTAGTGGATTGCAATCATTCTATCTATTCAGTCGGTTACAGTGCCATTGATGTAACAACTGGCAAAACCATCATCAATGAAGTACATGGTACCAGAGAAGATAAAACCTATGCCTTAGATGAGATTTTCAACCTCTTGCAAACCTATAAAACCAGTGAAATTGTCTTAACATTTAATACCGAAAGTATCGATAAAGAGTGGGTGCAAAATTACCTTGAAATCACTCCAAGTGTGGCACATAGTATCAACAAAGAGCGTCTTAAAGTCGCCTACCAAAATGAGCTTTTCGGACGTATCTATGCGATTCGCTCCCTGCTCTCGCCTATCGAGTACCTTGACATTGAGCGTTACCCTTATGCCAGTGAATCTTTAGCGATTTTGTGTGATTTTATCATTGAGCATGATGCCAACATTATCGAAAAGATGAGCCGCCCTATTTTACTAGGAAATAGCCGTTATCTCTACATCGGCAACAACGCCCTTGAACAGTTGGACATCATCTCTAAAAACCCTTCAGAGATGACGCTTTTAAACCTGATCGATCAAACCTCTACTGCCATTGGAAAACGTCTTTTAAAAGAGCGTTTGCTCAACCCGATTTGTGACATTAAAACACTGAATGAGCGCTTTGATCTCAGTACACAACTCATTCATGACTATAAAAAATTTGAGATAGCCCTCAAACAGGTCTATGACTTAGAGCGCATTTTAAGGCGCATTGCTCTTAAAAAATTGCACCCTTTAGAGCTTGATTATCTCAGTACCTCCCTTGAAGCTATTTTGGGCATTCTAAAAGAAGCTGAGCTTAAGAAAGTTCCTACACCTAAAAACCTTTTTGATGAGAGTGAAGCGCTGTTAGAGATGTTAAAAAGCACGTTTGTGCTTGATGTCTGCGCGAAGTTTCGTAAAGATCAGATCAATGAGAACCTCTTTTTAAAAGGCGTATTCCCTCAAATTGATAAGATTGAGCAAAGCAAAGCTGAGCGTTTTAGCGCATTAGAGCATATTGCACGAAGTATTGAAAGTTTCTTTGAGGAAAACAATCGAACAACCATTAGTATCGAATGGCTGGAAAGCGAAGGACATTATATTTCCATCAGTAAAAATCGTTTTGCGCTGATTGAAGAGAAGCTCATGCAAAGCTTCATTACCATAGGTGATCAACACTACTTTTTTAAAGACTTTACCTTTAGGCATCTCAAAAACAGTGTCAAGATTTCAGCAACACTCATCGAAGAGATTTCCCAAGAGATTGTACTGAGTAATCTTCAAATGATCGCTTTAGTGAAACAGCGTTATGATGAGATACTGGAAAAAATTGAAACGCATTATGCCCTGACATTGGAGCATCTCATCTCATTTGTAGGGACACTCGATGTTGCGCTGAGCAATGCAAAATGCGCGGTACTGTATAACTACACCAGACCAGAGCTTCTACCGATGCAAGAAGAAAAACGCTTTATCGAAGCGATTGGGCTTCGCCATCCACTCATCGAATCACGCGAAGAAAATGGCATCTACATTCCTAACGATCTCTTCTTAGGACATTGCTCAGCAGACATTACACACGACCATGTGACACTCGAAGCATGCAGTGCCAATGATGTACAAGGAATACTGCTTTATGGCATTAACTCCAGTGGTAAATCGTCCTTAATGAAAAGTTTGGGCATTGCCGTCATTATGGCACAAGCAGGCTTTTTTGTACCGTGTGCCAGTATGCGTTTTAACCTGTTCGATAAAATCTTTACACGTATTATCAGCCATGACAACCTTTACAAAGGGCTTTCAACATTCACCGTAGAGATGTTGGAGCTCAAAAACATCTTTAACCGTGCTACGGCATTTTCACTTGTTTTGGGAGATGAGATCAGTCATGGTACTGAAACCGAATCTGCCCTTGCCATTGTTGCAAGTGCCATTACCAAAATGCATAGCTTAGGCTCATTTTTTGTCTTTGCGACCCATCTGCATCAGCTCAGTCACCTTCCACTCATTAGTGAGCTTAAAAAGGTCATCTATCTGCATTTAGGAGTGAGTTACGATGAAGAGAATGACAAGCTCCTCTACAATCGAAAGTTAGAGCTTGGCAGTGGTAGTTCGCTCTATGGTTTAGAGTTTGCAAAGTCTTTGCATATGGATAAAGAGTTCATTAAAACCGCTTATGACATTAGGCGAAGTCTTGCAGGTGAACTGGGCGAAGTGGAACTCCTCAAACAGAAAAAACGCAGTAAATACAACAAAAACCTTTACCTTTCCAAATGCGCTCTTTGTGATGAGTATGTGGAAGAGGTACATCACATCAAAGCGCAAGAGAATGCTGATGCTAACGGAAACATCGAGCACTTTCATCAAAACCACCGCTACAACCTCATACCGCTTTGTGCAAAACACCACAAAATGGTGCATGAAGGTAAAATTACGATTAATGGCTTTGTCATGAGCAGCGAAGGATTAAAACTTCACTATGAGGAGAAGTAA
- a CDS encoding DUF2721 domain-containing protein, with the protein MEIEISTPALLFPAVSLLLLAYTNRFLAVAQLIRMLHRQSMERDNCEEYKQINNLKHRLELTKWMQFFGVLAILLCTLSMFELFLGLFGIGKQIFGLSLIAMCISLFISLWEVMISTRALNMELSDMHDKCKIK; encoded by the coding sequence ATGGAGATTGAGATTTCAACACCCGCACTTTTATTTCCTGCTGTTTCATTGCTTTTACTTGCCTATACCAACCGATTTTTGGCTGTAGCGCAACTGATTAGAATGTTGCACCGTCAGTCAATGGAAAGAGATAATTGCGAAGAGTACAAACAAATCAATAATCTCAAACATCGTTTAGAGCTCACCAAATGGATGCAATTTTTTGGCGTGCTTGCCATTCTTTTATGTACCCTTTCCATGTTTGAACTTTTCTTAGGGCTCTTTGGCATTGGCAAACAGATTTTTGGGCTTAGTTTAATCGCGATGTGTATCTCCCTTTTCATCTCACTATGGGAAGTGATGATCTCTACACGTGCCCTTAATATGGAGCTTAGTGATATGCATGATAAATGCAAAATAAAATAA
- a CDS encoding S1 RNA-binding domain-containing protein, translated as MNKYLLVGEKNRLKINRYTDNGVYLICEDKDEVLLPNQYVSYAMKEGDEIDAFVYFDSEDRIVASTVFPKAMLDEFGCFEVVDVTPFGAFVDWGLPKDLLVPKALQKFPFHVGMKVIVRVCLDDETGRIVGSQKYNEFLSKDFKNLKVNQEVKLLVRERTPLGFKVIVNNLYDGLIFHNEIFENIEVGDEKIGYIKTLRKDGKLDIILQPIGDKSDEVAVSKIVEILSLTGGRCEMNYKSTPELISERFGLSRKAYKRALTKLIDAKKLEVNDEGMRLL; from the coding sequence ATGAATAAATACCTTTTAGTAGGCGAAAAAAATCGCCTTAAAATCAATCGCTATACCGATAATGGCGTTTATCTGATCTGTGAAGATAAAGATGAAGTTTTACTTCCTAACCAGTACGTCAGTTATGCGATGAAAGAGGGCGATGAAATTGATGCGTTTGTCTATTTTGACTCGGAAGATCGCATCGTCGCAAGTACCGTTTTTCCTAAAGCGATGCTCGATGAATTTGGCTGTTTTGAAGTGGTCGATGTGACTCCTTTTGGAGCATTTGTGGATTGGGGCTTACCTAAAGACTTACTGGTTCCTAAAGCGCTTCAAAAGTTTCCATTTCATGTTGGCATGAAAGTCATCGTGCGTGTCTGTTTGGATGATGAGACAGGACGCATTGTGGGCAGTCAAAAGTACAATGAATTTTTGAGCAAAGATTTTAAAAACCTCAAAGTGAACCAAGAGGTAAAACTTTTGGTGCGCGAGAGAACGCCTCTTGGTTTTAAAGTTATCGTTAACAACCTATACGATGGGCTTATCTTCCACAATGAAATTTTTGAAAACATTGAAGTAGGGGATGAAAAAATAGGTTACATCAAGACGCTTAGAAAAGATGGCAAACTTGACATCATTTTACAACCTATTGGCGATAAAAGCGATGAAGTAGCGGTTTCTAAAATCGTAGAGATTTTAAGCCTTACGGGTGGTAGATGCGAGATGAACTATAAAAGCACACCTGAACTTATCTCAGAGCGTTTTGGGCTTAGTCGAAAAGCCTATAAAAGGGCTCTTACGAAACTTATTGATGCCAAAAAACTTGAAGTGAATGACGAAGGCATGCGTCTTTTATGA
- a CDS encoding NAD(P)/FAD-dependent oxidoreductase, translating into MNRVAIIGAGASGLVCAIEAARKAHQVTVFEKNSKVGRKILATGNGRCNISNENITLSRYHGEAPHAAKEALRRFDTSTCKAYFRALGLEMREGEEGRLYPMSHQASSVVDMLLHEARSLGVHFCLECEVTEIKKDGAAFVVHTKEQKQTFDACVIATGSVAMPPLGSSGSGYSFAKALGHNVIEPYPSLVQFISDEPHLKEASGVKVDAGVELYIDNQKRQSVQGDLLFTAYGLSGSAILDVSRTASKAFVEGERVHVVLDLLPTLSREALTSLLQKRMSIAKEKSLSLWLEGIIPKKLAHFIIQNTKLGHIKEASMLGAKEIKKIVFAFKALRIDIHATKGFESAEVCAGGVDVRELDAKNLMSQKMKNLYFCGEVLDIDGDCGGFNLHFAWASGYLVGQSL; encoded by the coding sequence ATGAATCGTGTTGCTATCATTGGAGCGGGGGCTTCTGGACTTGTTTGTGCCATTGAAGCAGCGCGTAAAGCCCATCAAGTCACCGTTTTTGAGAAAAACAGTAAAGTAGGACGCAAAATCCTTGCAACGGGCAATGGCAGATGCAATATCTCCAATGAAAACATTACGCTCTCTCGTTACCATGGTGAAGCACCTCATGCTGCCAAAGAAGCACTAAGACGTTTTGATACCTCTACATGTAAAGCCTATTTTAGAGCATTGGGACTTGAGATGCGTGAAGGTGAAGAAGGTAGACTCTACCCGATGAGCCATCAAGCCTCTTCAGTGGTTGATATGCTGTTGCATGAAGCACGCTCACTTGGGGTTCATTTTTGCCTTGAATGTGAAGTCACTGAAATTAAAAAAGATGGTGCAGCGTTCGTTGTTCATACCAAAGAGCAAAAGCAGACGTTTGATGCCTGCGTTATCGCCACTGGAAGCGTTGCGATGCCTCCCCTTGGAAGCAGTGGTAGTGGCTATAGTTTTGCTAAAGCATTAGGTCATAATGTGATAGAGCCATACCCTTCTTTAGTACAATTTATCAGCGATGAGCCTCATCTTAAAGAAGCCAGTGGTGTAAAAGTAGATGCAGGTGTTGAGCTCTACATTGACAATCAAAAGCGCCAAAGTGTGCAGGGTGATCTGCTCTTTACTGCGTATGGACTTTCTGGCTCTGCCATTTTAGATGTCAGCCGTACGGCATCGAAAGCCTTTGTAGAAGGAGAGCGTGTACATGTAGTATTGGATCTTTTGCCAACTTTATCCCGTGAAGCACTGACATCACTACTTCAAAAAAGAATGAGTATAGCAAAAGAGAAATCTCTCTCCTTATGGCTAGAGGGAATCATCCCTAAAAAGTTGGCACATTTTATCATTCAAAACACCAAACTAGGGCACATCAAAGAGGCATCTATGCTTGGGGCTAAAGAGATCAAAAAGATTGTTTTTGCGTTTAAAGCGCTACGTATTGACATACATGCTACTAAAGGGTTTGAGAGTGCGGAAGTGTGTGCGGGTGGTGTGGATGTGCGAGAACTCGATGCAAAAAATTTGATGTCACAAAAGATGAAAAATCTCTATTTTTGTGGGGAAGTATTAGATATTGATGGAGATTGTGGAGGCTTTAACCTCCACTTTGCTTGGGCTTCTGGATATTTAGTAGGTCAAAGTCTTTAG
- the hemJ gene encoding protoporphyrinogen oxidase HemJ, which translates to MEYYSWILTFHVMSFMSWMAMLFYLPRLFVYHVEHSHKSEFVEVVKIQEYKVYKYIGLPAFWATLISGTAMLIINPILFESGEWLYAKLVVVALMIAYSFSLEYFRAQLEKDECERSGKFFRAYNEVPTLLSILIVAYVVVKTFSLLFTSIAVALFAFIIYMIFQQPAHKGNRD; encoded by the coding sequence ATGGAGTATTATAGTTGGATTTTAACGTTTCACGTTATGTCTTTTATGTCGTGGATGGCGATGCTTTTTTATCTGCCACGTCTTTTTGTTTACCATGTGGAACACTCTCACAAAAGTGAATTTGTCGAAGTCGTTAAAATTCAAGAATATAAAGTCTATAAGTACATAGGTCTTCCAGCATTTTGGGCAACTCTTATCAGTGGTACCGCGATGCTCATCATCAACCCTATTTTATTTGAGAGTGGCGAATGGCTCTATGCTAAACTTGTCGTTGTTGCCCTCATGATAGCTTATTCATTTTCTTTAGAGTATTTTAGAGCACAACTTGAAAAAGATGAATGTGAACGCAGTGGTAAGTTTTTTAGAGCGTACAATGAAGTTCCAACCCTACTTTCAATTTTGATCGTAGCGTACGTCGTTGTTAAAACATTTTCACTTCTTTTCACAAGTATTGCAGTTGCGCTGTTTGCATTTATCATCTACATGATTTTTCAACAACCTGCGCATAAGGGTAATAGAGACTAA
- the cowN gene encoding N(2)-fixation sustaining protein CowN: MEEIRDRYVSFHNIDCYENATQVLDAMYELFELHPEAKDDLWIRFETLIPSNYKEVFAKHDSKDILYHICSHVFYLSALFEEYDFDKGVELMEKAEMECC, from the coding sequence ATGGAAGAGATTCGCGACCGATATGTGAGTTTTCATAACATCGATTGCTATGAAAACGCAACTCAAGTGCTCGATGCTATGTATGAACTCTTTGAGCTTCATCCCGAAGCAAAAGATGATTTGTGGATTCGTTTTGAAACCCTTATCCCCTCAAATTATAAAGAAGTTTTTGCAAAGCATGACTCTAAAGATATTTTATACCACATCTGCTCTCATGTTTTTTACCTCTCCGCTCTCTTTGAAGAGTATGATTTTGACAAAGGAGTAGAACTCATGGAAAAAGCAGAGATGGAGTGCTGTTAA
- a CDS encoding GGDEF and EAL domain-containing protein, translating into MRKELKYELRYGRIHPLTELPDRQRFINTLSNSTANKLALLNVNGFWNFNHSFGYEVGDQILKTISQRLKRRFTQAVVFHLGGDEFAILSGKEVPQEHFLQNIESCLWYFGYSPIEIDNEKIYTPLRIGVAVGYDDLFLNAEFAIKQAKRIGKDLMVYDASIPSLCNPQSNARADVEWEKTIREALKKDRFEVFAQSIEGGKIPKFECLVRLRNAEGKIISPYLFLEHAKRANLYGNITKIVIQKAFSFFANKTAEFSINLSLSDILDQNRVDFLLEKMYEYNVGERLTIEVTEGEGIENHPEVISFLTLLKSQGVKIAIDDFGTGYSNFEYLVKLQADFIKIDGSLIKNIHKNAIHKAVVEAIVTFAQKVGMQTVAEFVANEEIYLTCKELGIDFFQGYLWSEPMPLENLALY; encoded by the coding sequence ATGCGAAAAGAGCTCAAATATGAATTGCGTTATGGAAGAATTCATCCGTTAACTGAACTGCCTGACCGCCAACGCTTTATCAATACGCTTTCTAATTCCACTGCCAATAAACTTGCCCTATTAAACGTTAACGGCTTTTGGAACTTTAACCACTCTTTTGGTTATGAGGTGGGAGATCAAATACTTAAAACCATCTCGCAAAGGCTCAAACGTCGTTTCACACAAGCTGTTGTTTTCCATCTAGGTGGCGATGAATTTGCTATCCTCTCAGGCAAAGAGGTGCCCCAAGAGCACTTTTTACAAAACATTGAGTCATGCCTTTGGTACTTTGGCTATTCACCCATTGAGATTGACAATGAAAAAATCTATACACCCCTTCGCATCGGTGTTGCTGTAGGTTACGATGATCTTTTCCTCAATGCCGAATTTGCGATAAAACAAGCAAAGCGCATCGGTAAAGATTTGATGGTTTACGATGCTTCTATCCCTTCTTTGTGCAATCCCCAATCCAATGCCAGAGCCGATGTTGAGTGGGAAAAGACCATTCGAGAAGCTCTTAAAAAAGACCGTTTTGAAGTATTTGCGCAAAGCATTGAAGGTGGTAAAATCCCCAAATTTGAATGCTTGGTACGTCTGCGCAATGCCGAGGGAAAAATCATCTCGCCATATCTCTTTTTAGAACATGCCAAACGAGCCAACCTGTATGGCAACATCACCAAAATCGTCATCCAAAAAGCCTTCTCATTTTTTGCCAATAAAACAGCAGAATTCTCCATTAACCTCTCACTCAGTGATATTTTAGACCAAAATAGAGTCGATTTTTTACTGGAGAAAATGTACGAATACAATGTGGGAGAACGCCTTACCATCGAAGTCACAGAGGGTGAAGGTATCGAAAATCACCCTGAAGTCATCTCGTTTTTAACCTTGCTGAAAAGCCAAGGGGTGAAAATCGCCATCGATGATTTTGGAACAGGTTACTCAAACTTTGAATACCTTGTGAAACTCCAAGCGGACTTCATCAAAATCGATGGCTCGCTTATAAAAAACATTCATAAAAATGCTATTCATAAAGCCGTTGTTGAAGCGATTGTCACCTTTGCACAAAAAGTAGGTATGCAAACGGTGGCAGAATTCGTCGCCAATGAAGAGATATACTTAACATGTAAAGAGTTAGGTATTGACTTTTTTCAAGGCTATTTGTGGAGTGAGCCTATGCCTTTGGAAAATTTGGCACTGTATTAA
- a CDS encoding host attachment protein, translated as MSSKLVIVADLQHFKLFRVKADPMKRESLECLLSSDSLDIHQKPSEKLSDRLGHCETAWGVQGGGENHNMAEEEERKRLHELSKQISEALQKYPHELCYFAAPKSINHKIIEALSPALQKNITQNLALDLTKTPTDEILGHFDK; from the coding sequence ATGTCTTCCAAACTTGTCATTGTTGCTGACTTACAGCATTTTAAACTCTTTCGTGTTAAAGCAGATCCTATGAAAAGAGAATCGCTCGAGTGCCTTTTAAGCAGTGATTCTCTAGACATCCATCAAAAGCCAAGTGAAAAACTCTCCGACCGGCTTGGGCATTGTGAAACAGCATGGGGTGTTCAAGGTGGTGGCGAAAATCATAATATGGCTGAAGAAGAAGAGCGAAAACGCCTTCATGAACTCTCTAAACAAATTTCAGAAGCTTTGCAAAAGTATCCACATGAGCTCTGCTATTTTGCCGCACCAAAATCAATCAACCATAAAATCATTGAAGCACTTTCCCCTGCTCTTCAAAAAAACATTACACAAAATCTTGCACTCGATTTGACCAAAACTCCAACAGATGAAATTTTAGGTCATTTTGACAAGTAG
- a CDS encoding NADH:flavin oxidoreductase/NADH oxidase, whose amino-acid sequence MSLLLSPYEHTYIHLKNKVVMPPMCMYKADTNGNMTDFHLTHYTARALGGVGLIIVEATAVEPRGRISDNDLGLWDDTHIEAHKKLVASCHAYGAKMAVQLAHAGRKSICKETTPVAPSAMAYSQTNGFKLPHALSLDEITQIKTQFVQAGLRAARAGYDMLELHAAHGYLLCEFLSPLTNTRDDAYGGSLENRCALTLEIAHLLIQTTGLPLCVRISADEWVEGGWDIAQSIYLASKLKELGVTFIHVSAGGNQEKQIMPPLTPLYQAGYAKTIRKEVDVATIAVGLITTAHEGEALLRDGGCDLVAYGRELLRNPNFVFFAAKEHGLRDLIEVSYLRAF is encoded by the coding sequence ATGAGCCTACTGTTAAGTCCTTACGAACATACGTATATCCACCTTAAAAACAAGGTGGTTATGCCTCCTATGTGTATGTATAAAGCAGACACCAATGGGAATATGACAGACTTTCATCTTACCCATTACACGGCACGTGCATTAGGTGGTGTAGGGCTTATTATCGTTGAGGCAACAGCCGTAGAACCTCGTGGTCGCATCTCGGACAATGACTTAGGACTATGGGATGACACGCACATAGAAGCACATAAAAAGTTAGTTGCCAGCTGCCATGCATACGGAGCAAAAATGGCGGTACAACTCGCACATGCTGGACGTAAGAGTATCTGCAAAGAAACAACTCCAGTAGCTCCAAGTGCTATGGCTTACAGTCAAACCAATGGATTTAAACTTCCTCACGCCTTATCTCTTGATGAAATCACACAGATTAAAACCCAGTTCGTTCAAGCAGGACTTCGTGCGGCTCGAGCAGGATATGATATGTTAGAGTTACATGCGGCACATGGTTACTTGCTGTGTGAATTTTTGTCACCCCTAACCAACACCAGAGACGATGCTTATGGTGGAAGCTTAGAAAATCGTTGTGCACTTACATTAGAAATTGCTCATTTACTCATACAAACAACAGGCTTACCATTGTGTGTTCGCATCTCTGCAGATGAATGGGTTGAAGGAGGATGGGACATTGCGCAGAGTATTTACCTTGCCTCTAAACTCAAAGAGCTTGGCGTTACATTCATTCATGTCTCTGCTGGTGGCAACCAAGAGAAACAAATCATGCCTCCTCTTACACCACTCTATCAAGCAGGTTATGCAAAAACCATTCGTAAAGAGGTTGATGTAGCAACCATTGCAGTAGGATTAATTACCACAGCACACGAAGGCGAAGCGCTACTGCGTGATGGAGGTTGTGATCTTGTTGCCTATGGTAGAGAATTGTTACGAAATCCTAACTTTGTCTTTTTTGCAGCAAAAGAGCATGGACTGCGAGATTTGATAGAAGTATCCTATTTGAGGGCTTTTTAA
- a CDS encoding efflux transporter outer membrane subunit, whose protein sequence is MSRNITLLSLVAALFLGGCSLKPELNVPKMETPQSTQETLNVNKEWWKQFNDPKLNALVDEALLGSDDLKLSALKVLKARQAFGLSEANEMPTLSANASGSRQQTSNEAFSTKNKRAEYSDYALGGSLAYEIDFWGRLSSQSESNWSLYLGTQAARETLRNSLIHDVISAYFNLASLQARMAILEQSANAYKASYEFRAKQQKVGTISDVLANQALAQYNNVQASKNSLMESYKLQQSALAILLGKNPQALFEMQTADMTLPNVLVVPAGVPSTLMENRPDIKEALENLKSKNALIGVEKAAYFPTISLTGTYGQQSDDLNNILKSTANRWSFGPSLSVPIFDFGRIKQRVSISETDLQSSLVSYEQSVKKAYKEVHDTLAKENLAKSRLAFQEEELKAYQKVLDLSTKRFNQGVANQLEVLDAQKSVLSASLNVVATKQYLLTSQAELFKALGGGWKETDLITAK, encoded by the coding sequence ATGTCTCGTAACATCACCCTTCTCTCACTGGTTGCTGCTTTATTTTTGGGTGGATGTTCACTGAAACCTGAGTTAAATGTTCCTAAAATGGAGACGCCACAAAGTACACAAGAGACGTTAAATGTCAACAAAGAGTGGTGGAAACAGTTTAATGACCCAAAACTCAATGCTCTTGTGGATGAGGCACTTCTTGGTAGTGACGACCTCAAACTCTCAGCACTTAAAGTGCTTAAAGCGCGCCAAGCGTTTGGGCTGAGTGAGGCGAATGAGATGCCAACTCTCAGTGCTAATGCTAGTGGTAGTCGCCAGCAAACCAGCAATGAAGCATTTAGTACTAAAAACAAACGCGCAGAGTACTCTGACTATGCCCTAGGTGGTAGTTTGGCGTATGAGATTGATTTTTGGGGAAGACTCTCAAGTCAGAGTGAGTCTAACTGGTCACTCTATCTTGGTACACAAGCAGCACGTGAGACACTACGCAATAGCCTGATTCACGATGTTATCAGTGCATATTTTAACTTAGCTTCCTTGCAAGCACGTATGGCAATTTTAGAACAAAGTGCCAATGCTTATAAAGCAAGCTATGAATTTCGCGCTAAACAGCAAAAAGTGGGAACCATCAGCGATGTGTTAGCTAACCAAGCGCTTGCGCAATACAACAATGTTCAAGCCTCTAAAAATAGTTTGATGGAGAGTTACAAACTTCAACAAAGTGCTCTTGCTATTTTGCTAGGAAAAAATCCTCAAGCACTCTTTGAGATGCAAACAGCAGATATGACACTTCCAAATGTACTTGTAGTTCCAGCGGGTGTTCCTTCTACGCTGATGGAAAATCGCCCTGATATTAAAGAAGCATTGGAAAATCTCAAAAGTAAAAATGCGCTCATTGGTGTTGAAAAAGCAGCCTATTTCCCAACTATTAGTTTGACAGGCACATATGGTCAACAAAGCGATGACCTAAACAACATTCTCAAATCAACCGCAAACAGATGGAGTTTTGGACCAAGCCTCAGTGTGCCTATCTTTGATTTTGGACGCATCAAACAGCGTGTTTCTATCTCAGAGACCGATTTGCAATCTTCTTTAGTGAGTTACGAACAAAGTGTGAAAAAAGCCTATAAAGAGGTACATGATACCTTAGCAAAAGAAAACCTTGCAAAAAGCAGACTTGCATTCCAAGAAGAAGAGCTAAAAGCATACCAAAAGGTACTTGATCTCTCTACCAAACGCTTCAATCAGGGTGTTGCCAACCAACTTGAAGTTCTAGATGCTCAAAAAAGTGTTTTAAGTGCTTCTTTAAATGTGGTTGCGACTAAACAGTACCTCCTTACCTCTCAAGCTGAACTTTTCAAAGCATTGGGTGGAGGTTGGAAAGAAACTGATCTTATAACTGCCAAATAA